The following nucleotide sequence is from Holophagales bacterium.
CCCGCAGGACTCCAGGAGAATCTGGTCGATCTTCCGGAAGACGGCATGTGCCACTGACGCTGCTGCCGCCGAGGTGCGCCCGCCCGACGCGAACTGAGGCCTCGTCGATCGGGATGACCCGGCCGTCACGGGAGGCGGAGGAGCCAGTCAGGGAATCCGCCGCCGCATGCCGGACAGGCGATCTTGGACGGGTCGACGAGGAAGGGCATGGAGCAGTTGTCGCAGATGTGGAGTGCCTTCAGCGCCGCCAGAGTGCCGACCCTCGGCGCTGGTCGACGGACGCTCGTCGGGGTCCGGACTGAAGCGAGAGGCGGAAGAGCCGCTGGAGGTCGGCGTTGATCGCCTCGCGGGGCACGCCTCCGGCGCTCTTCGGCCGGTTCGCGGGCCGGGTCGTGGACAAAGCCGCCCATCATGGCCTGCTCGAACATCTCGGGCGTCGCGTCGCCGCCGGTCAGGTGCAGGAGGAGAACGACCTCGTGCATGGTGACGCCGAAGGCGAACCGGTCGGAGCGCAGGTCGGGAATGGCCGGGTGGCCGTCGCGTAGGGCCGCCCGGAGCTCCGGGGCGATGTGAGAGGATCTCAGCCGACCATGGGCGGGGAGAGACGCGGGGCCCGGCGAAGTTGTCGAAGTCGATGATCCCGGGCTGGAGCGTGTCGCCCGCCACCGCGACGAGAACGTTCGAGGCGTGGAGGTTGCCATGCCGACGATGCCGGCTGTGGAGCGTCGACCGCGTGGGCCAGGGCGACCGCAAGCGAGGGTGTGGAAGATGGTGAGGCCTGGTGGGGAGGACCTCTTCGAGCGGTTCTCGGGAAGAGCTCGCGGCGACGTAGCCGACGCCCGACGGGCCGACGACGAGGTCGCGGGGGCCGATCAGGACCGGGCAGAGCCTATCGAGGCGCTGGGCGATGAGGTACTCGAGGCGCCGTTGCGTCTCGGCGCGGTCGAAAGCGGTCGTGGAAGAGCTTGAGGACGCCGGGTGTGCCGGTCCGCGACCGTTTGACGAGATAGGCGCAGCCCTGGCCGCCCGGCGCCAAGGCTTTCTCGATGGTCACCGACTCCCCGGAGGCGCACTGTGATGACGGTTCTGGCGGCGAGCACGGATCACCTCCCGGCCAGCGCCGGCCGCTGGACGGTGACGGCGGGGGCTGTCGCCCGGAGGGGCGGGCGTGCAGAGGATCGCGAAGCTGAGGTTGTCGTCGCAGACGTACCAGGAGCCGTCCCTGGCGGAGGCGAAGTCGGAGACGACGAGGAGGCCACGGCCTGGGCGTCGCCGTCGTGGGAGCCGAGGAGCCGAACGACGAAGCGGCGAAGCCTTCCGGAACCCGGTCGAAGACACCGTCCGTGCCGACGAGGAGAGTTGTCACCAGCGCGGCGGGGAGCTTGCCGACGACGGGCGTTCCCTGAAGGACGGGACCGAGGCTCCCGGCGACGATGTTGGCGATGCCGTCGGCCTTCTGCGGGACGAGGAACGTATCGATCGTCCCCTGCCCAGACGACGACGCCTCCGCCGTCACCGAGGTAGCAGTAGCCGTACGTTGAAGGAGTGCCGACAACGACGATCAGAGTCGAGCGAAAGCCGTCCGGGGTCCGGCCGCCCTGCTGCCGGGCCTGCCGGCAGAAGGCCGCCGCGCTGTCGAGGAGCTTGCCCGGCCACGAGCCCGGGTGGGCGGGAACCGCTGGCGACGTTCCGAGCGCCTCGGCGGCCGAAGAGCGGCGGCTCCCACCGCATGAGCCGGGCGGCCTCCCTTCCCGTGCGGGAGGCCCACCGGGGCCGTCCGCGACGGCGAGCACCGCCGTCGAGTTGACCTCGAAGGCGATCGCGGCATCCTGGTTCTCCTTCGGACGTTTCCGGTGATTGAAGCGACGCCGGCGCCCCAGCTGCGCGTGGCGGCCCTCGGCAGCGTCGCTACACCGCGGCGCTTGGCTTCGGCTATGAGGGCGCCAGGGGCGGCCTCGGGGCTCTCGGCGTTCAAGAGGGCCGGAGGTTCCGGGGAGCGGGTGGTCGGCACCTCGCTCTCCACCGCGCGATCGAGGGCGAAGTGATCTGGGCCTCGAGCCGAGGGCCGCCTCTATGCGTCCAAGCCGGAGCCGAGCTTCCGGCGGTCCCATGCGAGGTAACCGAGCCCCGAGAGAAACGCCATGCCGACGACGGTCTCGATTCCGGAAGAGGATTTCTGCTGCGGCACGCTCCCCGCGGCGGGTCGACCGGCGGGCGCCCCGGAGTTCGGCGTCGGCAGGAGGACCGGTGTGCGCGCTTCAGATGTATCGGGCTCTGGCGAGGTGCTCTCCGCGTGGGCGACCGCCTCGACCTTCACGTTCGGCTCCGCCGACGCCTGCACCGGGAGGGTGGCGCGCTCGCTGTCCTGTGGTTTCGGGGACGGGGCCTTCGGCTTCGATGACTTCGAGCTCGGGCGCTTCTGCACGGCGGGCAGCTCCTCGGGAGACGGAGAGGCGGAAGTGGCCACGGGGGTCGGGGCCGGAAGCTCCTGGGCGAGCACTCCGCTCGCCATGAGCAGCATCACGAGGAGGACGACGGCGGCCGCCACGGCGAAGAGCGCGACGGCCCACTCGACGATCGGCCACCACTTAGGGAGGTGACGCGGCGTGGGGAGGCGCCGAGGCGAGGGAACCGGGTGGGGGCGGGTGGGTTTCCTCTCGGCCGGCCGGCGGGCAGGGTGCCGGCCGACCGAGACGGCGACGGGCGAGCGGGCGGGCGACGGGGAGGTAGGAAGAGGCGAGACGGGTGCCGGAGCCGGAGCCGGCGCCGCGGGAGCACGCGGAACGGCGACCGACAGGCTCGGCGAATGACCGTCGACACCGATCTGCTGGAGGTAGTCCAGATGCTCCGGAGGGGGGACGGCGCGGCTCACGGCAGCCCTCACCGGGTGATCGACGCGAGGGGCCGGCGGCCGGGACACCGGCGGCGATGGAGCGGGTGAGCGTGGCCCCGACGGCTGCGAAGAACTTCCGGAGTTCCCGGCCGTCGCGGCACCGGTAGGCGTGCGCCGGCGAGGAAGCGATCTCGCGGAGGAACGCTTCGTCGGCGTCGGAGCCGAAGGCGACCGTCACCACGTCCGCAACCGCCTTCAAGCTGGCCGCGACCGTCCGGGCGTCGCCGCCGCAGTTGGGCCGGCCGTCGGAGAAGAGGAGGACGACCGGGCGCGACGCGGCGAGGTCCGCCGGAGCGCCGCGGGCGATTCGCTCCGCCTCGGAGAGGGCATCCGCGACGTTCGTCGAGCCGGAGGCGGTAAGCGGCGCGAGGTGCCCGACGAGGGTGTCGGCGGCTTCTGGCGGCTGGACATTCGAGACGGACGTCGAGAAGTCGATCACCGCGATGGTGAAAGCACCGCCGCTGGCGGGAGCGGCGAGCTCGGCGGCGAGCGTGCGGGAAGCGGCGTCCGCCTCCCGCGCCTTCTCGCCGGACATCGACGACGACGCGTCCCGGACGAGGATTGCGAGCTGCTGCCTGCGGCACGCGGTCAAGGGCCGGGCGAGTCCGGTCGAGAAGGTGCCGACGCGCTGGAGGGTGGGGATGACGCTCTTCACCGCGCACCTCCCGGCATCGTCATCGGGAGCGTGCCCCCAGCGCCGAAGGTCGCGATGAGCGATGCGCTCACCTGGGCGGCCGCATTCCGCAGTTCGGTGCGATCCGGCGTGTTCGAGATCGGCATCAGGAGTCCACCTGCCGCGCTCACGAGGGCCTCGAGCTCCCTTCGTCTTCTGGCAGACGGCGTAGAAGAGCAGGTCCTTGTCGCGGATCGCCTTCCCGATCTGCGTCGCGGTCGCCCCGGTCCGGTCGGGCTTCGTGTCGTCTGTGAGGAAGGCGACGAAGGCGCCGCGCGTCCGGCTCTTGTCCATGGGCCAGGGAACCGTCTCGAGGAAGTTGCGGATGCCGTCGAGGTGAGTCTCGGGTGCGTCGCCGCCGCCGCCGAAGGTGATGCCGCGGATGTCGGCCATCGCCTGCTCGCGCGTCCCGCCGGCAGTGTGGAGGACCGGCGGGCGGCTGGGCGAATGGACGACATCTTCGGGACGAGGAGGGACCCCTGTTTCCGGTTGGCGCCGATCGACGTCCCGAGCGCGGCCCCGCACGTGGGGCAAGTCGGCGGGAGCGTCCCCGTGAAAATGGACTGGCACGACGGGCAGAGCGTCAGTGGGTTTCTTCGAGGGAGCAAAGGTGGTCATGTGGATCTCCTTTCGGTGTGGTCCGGTGCGCCTGCGACCTTCACCCGAAGGGACTCTCCTGCCCTGCACTCCGTCGAACTGACTCACTTCGGCGTGCTGAAGAGCAACTGCAGCGCCCAGCGCCCTTTCGCCGCTCACTCATTCGCTCGCGCCCCTAAGCGCCGCGAAGCCGAAGGGTGCGAAATGTCTGTGGCGTGCGGGCTTACGCCGGACCGGGGTGCGAAGGCGACTTTGCACCCACCGTGAGCAGGGTCCGGAGGGCGGCGAATGCCGGCCGGCCGGCCGCTGGGGGCAGGGAGTCGACGACGACCGGAAGGGCGATCGAGGCGGAGGCCACAGCCTGCTGGATGGCCGCCACACGCCTGGAGCCCCGGGTCAGCACGGAGATGAAGGCCGGAGACGTTCCGGCGAAGGGGACGAGCGTCTCAGCGAGGGCGACGAGCCTCGGGACGAACGTCCGCCGGATCGCCTCCGTCCCGATGTCGATTTCGAGGGCCAGGAAATGCCCGGGGCTCTCACGCGTGGGCCGCCAGATGGCCAGGACGTCCGGAATCGCGGCTGGCCGCGGGTTCCACCGGCGCTCGAGGACCCAGGACGGCTGTGCCGAGGTCGGAGGGGCCGGGAGCCTCTCGATGATGAGGCGGCAGTCGACGACCCAGAGGTGATGGGCGACAGCCGACTGGGCGAGCGGGGCACGAAGGAGGAAGAGCTCGTCGTCGCGGGCGCCGTTTCTCTCGACGACGGCATCGCGGCCGGCCGGCCGGAGACGCAGGCGGTTGATGCCGACCTTGTTCCACCGCTCGATGGCGAGGAGGCCCCGCGCAGCAAGCTTCCGAATTCGACGCGAGACGACAGCCTCGCCGAGTCCGGGAAAGACCGCTTCGTGGAGCTGGTACTGCGCAGCCTCTTGCGACCGGCCGATGAACGCGAGCGCGGAGACGTCGCGATCGGTGAGCGTCTCGGGGGGCCGTCGCGGGTCGAGCGGCCCGATCGCCGCGGACCGGGGCCGCCCCGAACTTCCCGTTGCTCCGGAGAGGATGACGAGGTCGCTTCGAGCGCTGTCTCCTCGGTCCGGCGGTTCGTGCGGGGTCGGCCCCGGGTCGGCGCCCGCCCGGTCGGAGAGCACCATGGTCCTAGAACGCGACGGCTCGCGCCGGGAGAGTCTCGACGAACGTCGCCTGCTGCCTGAACTGGCGACGCACGTAGTGATCGATAGACGACGCCACGCGATCCGTGAGGTGCTCGGGGACGGTCACAGCGTACGACCGTGACCGGTCTCGCATCACGCGACCGTCGGGCGCCCTCCAGGCTCCCTCGACGTCGCCGCGGCGGGTGAAGCCGCCGGCAAGCTGGACGAGGAAGTCCTCGAAGGCGGCGAAGGCCGCGTCGGAGAACGGGGCGGTGTCGTTGTCCGCGAGCGGAACGAGGAGCTCGAGTCGGGTCGTGTCGCGCATTGAGGTGTGAGGAAGGGGATACCAGGCAGCCAGCGAGAGTCGCGTGTTCGGGCCGAGGGCTTCCTTCCG
It contains:
- a CDS encoding protein phosphatase 2C domain-containing protein, with translation MGPPEARLRLGRIEAALGSRPRSLRPRSRGGERGADHPLPGTSGPLERREPRGRPWRPHSRSQAPRCSDAAEGRHAQLGRRRRFNHRKRPKENQDAAIAFEVNSTAVLAVADGPGGPPAREGRPPGSCGGSRRSSAAEALGTSPAVPAHPGSWPGKLLDSAAAFCRQARQQGGRTPDGFRSTLIVVVGTPSTYGYCYLGDGGGVVVWAGDDRYVPRPAEGRRHRQHRRREPRSRPSGNARRRQAPRRAGDNSPRRHGRCLRPGSGRLRRFVVRLLGSHDGDAQAVASSSSPTSPPPGTAPGTSATTTSASRSSARPPLRATAPAVTVQRPALAGR
- a CDS encoding VWA domain-containing protein — protein: MADIRGITFGGGGDAPETHLDGIRNFLETVPWPMDKSRTRGAFVAFLTDDTKPDRTGATATQIGKAIRDKDLLFYAVCQKTKGARGPRERGRWTPDADLEHAGSHRTAECGRPGERIAHRDLRRWGHAPDDDAGRCAVKSVIPTLQRVGTFSTGLARPLTACRRQQLAILVRDASSSMSGEKAREADAASRTLAAELAAPASGGAFTIAVIDFSTSVSNVQPPEAADTLVGHLAPLTASGSTNVADALSEAERIARGAPADLAASRPVVLLFSDGRPNCGGDARTVAASLKAVADVVTVAFGSDADEAFLREIASSPAHAYRCRDGRELRKFFAAVGATLTRSIAAGVPAAGPSRRSPGEGCREPRRPPSGASGLPPADRCRRSFAEPVGRRSACSRGAGSGSGTRLASSYLPVARPLARRRLGRPAPCPPAGREETHPPPPGSLASAPPHAASPP